ACAGTCTTGTAGAAAATGTCTCGCGTCCTTATCGTCTTCTCAAATATAGTACTGGGCAATTCAAATTTTCTTGGACACTAGCTGAGAGAGACAACCAACAGATGCTTTATTCTGTTGCAGAGAGAAAACAAGTCATTTCTGATTGATTAAAATTGAATAAATACTCAGAGATAACTGATTGTTACATTCAGATAATGTTTTTGGATCAGTCCAGTAATAAGCACAATCGCCCTAGACTTGTCTGATTCAGCTTAATATGTCTTAAACTGTTGAATATCATCAGATCAATATGTTTATGTTCTAGCCTTATCATATCGCTTCTTGATTCAGATCGGTTCATTTTAGGAATGAATCGCTTCTTGATTCAGATAAGTTAGTTTTAGAAAATTTCATTCCGTAAGTTTAGTTCTCCAGTTCAGTTGAGTTGTCTGCATTAATATAATTTAGTTGAATTAGTTTAGTTTTATAATTACCAAAAATTAAGTTTAATTTTATCTTAACATTaatattctaaaaaaaattagataaatCAATTCGAACAactcaaaattatatttaaaaatggaTCAAATTGACCATAGTGTTAACAGGTCATGTAGTCCAGGAAAATGGCAAAAAAAATACTCAACTCGATCAAAATAGATTTAATGTAGCCTTATTTAAAACTGTTTCTATCTCATCTAGCTCTCGTCCTCACCGAATATTTGAATTTGAAGTAGGTTTTTTGTGCAAAACGGATCTACCTGGTACATAACTGCaatgaaaaatgatattttgacacaaaaataatacttttcatTCAAATCAGCATATATTACACATTACACCTGACATAAAATATAATACTTTTCAGACAAATCAATATAGATTACACTATTTTttgcaaaacataattaataaaaaatgaaatttttgttataaaaaataatactttaaatataaaaataatattttataagacgatctaaaatttgtttcacaaaattaaTCTAGACGACGACTTCATCGGGTTTTTTGTATTAAATTTGACCCTGGTGCTATTAATTCCACTTATATGTATGTGTTACCAGTGATGCCAAATTGGACCACTTGCAAGACACGGCGAATTGACCCAATCCTTATCTCGGGTTTGTGTATTTATCAATATATACAGCGGAAAGCAAGCTTTACTAAAGATGGaatgtaaaatattattttttgtgtgGTCAGGATAGCAAGGACGTGACAACATTGccaaaaattgtaaaattattcaaaatttctataaaaaaaattccacaCGTTTCTATTAAGTTGTTGATTACAGTTGCGCATTGAGAAGATGTTCATTCCAAGAGATGAttggaataaaaatataaaatatgtggGGAGGATTTTAAATTATACAAAGAATTCTGAAtgataaatttgaattttatgatttataatgAATTCAATAATCCTTAAACTTACCGACAGCTCCTGAAAATTATTCTAAAAAGCAGGTACTTTTATGGAATAAGTATAATACAACCATTAAAGTAAACTAAAGAAGCCACTTATAAGTAAGTGCCAATAGGgtgccattgtctttgcatagtggtattaaaattatataattaatagttTTTTAATATGCTAATGGGGACATAATACACTAACTCGTTTGACTAATTCAAGCCCAAACGAGGATTCCTTTCACATTATATGTATAGGGTGTGTGGACATACCGCAACCATTGGATCCCAAATTCGATCCCCGTAAAATACGAGAGACTCGAATGATCAAACTACATAGTGAAATTCCCTTTTGAGGAGCATATTACATTTGTAATGCATATAAATTTGACAAAGAAAGCACTCTCTATGATATTAACATAAATTTGCAATACATGACTGGTTACATATGATTTGCAGAAATTAAACTAGTGAAGAACAACCCTCAAACAACAAGCTATACAAGTTCTAGAGCTTTACAGAAGTAGGACTTCATTTAGTTCCTTATTATACCTAATCTCTATAAACAAATATCTTAAGTAAATCAACTCCTGTTAGCCTATCATATTGTTGCAAAAAGGGAAAGAATGAAAGAGATCGCCCATTGGCTGCTGCATAAACATCTTGCTTTCTTCTTCATCCATAGCCCACAGAGAGTCATCTGGGCAATAATCCCATATTGGAGAGGCCATTGCTTGGTATGGAAGATTGCAATTCccttcatcaaaatcaagatttttgAATATCTCATCCATAGAGTGAACCTTGGAGCCATCTTCTGTCTCTAAGAAAGTCTTCTTTTTGCCTGAGTCAATAAGAATGCCGAGTCCCCCTGTATCGTAGAAGCTGCATTCCTTCGGCTCAGTAGCTGGGGTAGACACGACCGTGGGGCTCTTGGAATGGTAGGACGATGAGGAAGATATGGAAGATGACgaagatgaagaagaaaatcccTTTTTCCTCTTTTCTTGAGCCTCTTTTCTCATGTGAGTCCTCCAATAGTTCTTAATTTCATTGTCAGTGCGACCGGGCAATTTTCGAGCAATTCTCGACCACCTAACATAAATTATTAGACACACATCACATGGAGATGATCATAGGATGGACTGAAGAATCGAAAACTTGACTCAAAAGCCAGCAATAAGAAAACTTTTAGAGAATACTAGAGAGAATGCAATGCAAGACTCCATCTACACCAGAAATTTATATTGGTAACAAACATAAGAACCTTAAAAATTAACTCGAAAAACCTGCAACATGACAACGTTTAGAAAATAATAGAAACAGTGTTAGAACGACAAAATGTTCAGAGAGTATTAGAGCTATGTTAGACTATCTACATAATAAATTTCTATTCATAACTAATAGAAGTAACACTTAACCCGAAAACAGTTAACATCCAAAACATttataaaaacatgaaaattgaTATGGAACTCGATCTAAGCAAGATTTCCATCAACATCAAGTAGAAGAACCAAAATCACAACCCAAAAAATAGTAACATGATAACATGTTCAGAAAACTTAACAATCAATATTAAACTCCATCTAAACCACAAATTTCCAAAAATATACAAATAGAAAATGAACCAAAGGCATAACCAGAAAACCGGTAACATGGACAAAATGATAAGAAGATATAACTAAAATCTAAACAAGAAATTGACAACAGCAGCAAATAAAATATGAACCAAGAACTTAAACAAGAAATGGTACACCATAAAATGTTCACAAAATACACCATCAGCCACCAatctaacacacacacacgattATCAAAACAATGAATCAATAGCCCATATAAACAAGcaataaatcaagaaaaatacCATACAAACCATTACATAATCAGGGTCATATACATAATATAAAAACAGAAAATCATTAAAAACCTGTTTCCCCATTTCTTATGAAGCTCAAGAACAAGTTTCTCTTCGTTAGGAGTCATCTTGCCCCTTTTCAGGGCAGGGTTCAGATAATTAACCCAACGCAACCGACAACTTTTCCCAGTTCTTCTCAGACCTGAGAATCAAATGAAATTTATTGTATTTAATCTCTCTATATTTACTTTTTTTCATCTGGGCTCCTTGGAATTCGTAATTCCATGCCCAAAAATTTACCTATATTGATCTGTCTCCCGCCACCTTCAAACCTGAAACATTAGCTATGAAATCCCATCGACGATCCCCAAACAACTTCACGGAAAACACAAGCTGAACATCTTCTTGTTCAGTCCACGGACCCTTTTTCGCATCAACTTtcaccatttttttaaaaaaatgtcttCTCCCTTCGATCGATATCTCTCTTTTACCTTTAGATTCTGAGGTGAGCTGACTTCTGCGTTAGTGGTAttatatgtatttatttataCACGCAGATGATCTTCTTCCAGTGGGGTTTAGTGTTAATACTACTGTTTTCAAGGGCATATTTGTCAAATTAGCCACACCACCTAGTATTGTTTTGGCTAATGATTTTTTAATGGTTTTTTGCTTACCCATCACCCTATTGTATTTTATGATTGAGTACGTGTCTCTTGTAAGATGAtttatgaatctttatctgtgacacgggtcaataataacaatattcacaataaaaagtagtacttttagcataaaaaattaatattttttcatggatgaccaaaataagagatccgtctcacaaaatacgatccgtgagaccgtctcacacaagtttttaaatttatgattttgatatttagttaaaattataatattccAAGTGTCAAATATATAAGTACATATCTatgaatataaataatttttaaaatttttctcaaataATAAGTGGTGTTTGGAAAGATAAACTTTTTTTTGAAATAGATTTAAAATGttggttttttaaaataaaaaaaacatgatttattaactttttcttcaatttttttgaGACCAAGTGCATAAACCCCAATATTAAAAAAACTGTCAAAATAGACGtggaattaatttaattaagtatCTGATCTGacgataatataaataaatatttttttgttggtAGCAAAATTCACTGATGTTTTTTTAAAAGTGGTGAAATTGGAAATTTCATTATGGAGTGTCATCAAATACTTTAAATGATCACATGGTATTATGAACACTAATCTTTTAGTTTCATTTCTTGTgaatatgatttaaatatttgtaAAAAATTGTTTTATAACAAGATGTCAGCTCATGTATCGTGAAAGTGAATCATTGTTATTTCTACCTTGTATCAAGTTGTTTGTCCTACATCTCCAATTTATATTTTTGCTTTTTTAATCTCTTTGCATAAGATTAATATTCGCTTTGAGAAATCTCATCTAGTTAATTGAGGTTATTCTTCCTTCATTTCTTTTGGAAAATCTCCGGCCCCTGAATCGATATAAGCAACAAAGTATTCtgctttatattgttcatataatatcaatactgagatgtatatcgAGAATGCAATGAGATCTAAAGCTCTTCATTTCCTTCTTTTGTGGTTTACTTTCAACAATTATTAGAAAATCATTTTCTCTATAACACAAAGGAAAACAATTGTTAACCCTTAAAATTTTGTAGTTTTTTTGCAATGCTGTCAAATGACATCATTTTaccaatttttcttttaaaaaaggcTCTTCTAACGAGAGTATCTGGATGGCAAGAAAAGTATTATCTAATTAGCATTTTTCTCCAGGGACTTGACATTTTTGCTAAGAAAAATTGCATTGATGTGCTTTTTTCATTCCTGAATTCCGTTTACATTTAGTAAATAACATAATGTATTTATTGTCAAATCTACCACCTCGAAGTTTGTAAAATACTTCGCAAGTTCTTAAATATCAttgagaccaatcttttctataatTGTCATTAGAttattttcttttctgagaAATTTTGATAAAGATTAATCATTAAAAGTTTTTGTATCACTTTGGTCTTCCATCTTTAATGTAATAAGGGTTCGCTGCTAATGGACAGTGATAACCTTCATCCTGAAATCTTATTGCTATAACTGAGTTGATGTTCTAAGGTTTAGATTCTTGTTTAAATATCCTTCAATGTTCCAAGAATTTCTACTTGTTTTTCGAGGATCTCTTCAATTTTTCGTGGTATATAGCATAGCTTGTTACCATAACTTTTTACTGTCTTTTGGATTTCTCTGAGCTTTCTCGAGAGTTTAAAAGAATCCGGGATAATTTTTAGGAATATAGTATTTTGAATCAAAATTTTACCTTATAAATCTGATTCGTTCTTAGTTGCTCATGATATTTAGCATTGATTATATTTTCTTGTTTTGAATATTCCAAATTATTTTCTTGTCTTGaatattccaaaatattggaataagacctgaaaataataaatctcgAACATATGTGCGGATCcataattttttagaaatatCTCTTCCTCAAACGTTTAAGTTACAAAGTGGTAATAATAAAGTACGTTTGAACTGTTCAATCTTGGTTCTGATACTATTTTCATGACATTTTATAAACATTTGTCGAATAaggttttaagaatttatggaaaatattttggtcTTAAGGACATGATTgggcaaaaataaaattcatgagAGATAAAATCCTCACATTGAAAACTTGAGGGACAAAAATGAGAATGAGGGAAAACAATAGCGATGTAACATTAAATTATCCCAAAAAATAAAAgagtaaaaataaaatattaagattgatatttaatataaattatcaaaatcacaataatgaaaatataaaagataCAAAGTGATTTTTTATAtggaatattttaaaatcattaatataCTAGTaccaataatttttaataaaacccGTGGCTTCCCCAATTTGAATATCTTTAATACAAAAAAATGACGAGTTTAATATATCATGACTCAACAAATTTTCATAACAAGCTACTCATGAgttgtctcacaagagatctactcattGATTTTCGGTataacggtctcacgaatctttatctgtgagacgggtcaaccttatcgatattcacattaaaaaataatactcttagcataaaaagtagtactttttcatggatgatccaaataagagatctgtctaacaaaatatgacatgttaactcgtctcacacaagtttttgtctaaatCAATTCACggtattaaaaaaataactgTTGCTATTTGTATTCGAATATATTTTGTACGAACTCGATTCTTATAAATAAATGtatatctatactatattattaagtgtgagtcTATTAGAGTAACTAATTTATAGGACACCAAAATATGTAATTCCGTAATTACCCTTCTCATCCTACTTAAAAACCACATCAAATAATTTcatattttacataaaaaaatctaaacaaaatttcttattcaaattgaacaacttttctaaatcgaaaataatttcgtgttaattgtttattattatttgatcaaatttaaaataataataatacatgcAACGCATGTGCATCTTTTACTAGTATTAAATGGAATATACGTAAATAAATGCTAAAAACAAAAGGCGTATAAAAATAGGAGATGATGATAAGGCATCGATCATGTCTCAATGCTGCCAGCCCGTTACACAAAGTGGCTTTGTGCTTTAGATAAGTGGGTGATATGATGGGGCAACTTTAATAACTGACCATTTATGATTTAACATATTCCATACATTCATTTACAGTTGGGTAGATGTTACGCATATGAATAATATATCAATTCACTCAACACgcgatatatctgttgattaatgaattataattatttatctaTACATCATGGTTGAATGAATTACTATGATTTATCCATTCAACACACATGTTGTGTACTGAGTAAATAAGTGTACTATCCATACAGATAGCATGAACAAAGCTTCATTTCATTTGATGGTGGGATGTGACTTCTCCAATCCACTTAATCCAAatatatgaatttcaaatatatttaaatgtataTTTGTTGTTTTAGATAAGCAAAACTATTAACTTCAAAATCATCTCATGCTGTTTATATAGTGTTTCAGATTAAATATTACTGATTTAAAATTCAACAAATAataatgatatttgaaatttattatattttgtgtaACTAATGCACAAATAAGTAAgttatgaatttaaaatttgatatattaTTTCAGTGTTAACAATAAAACTGTAATTGAAATTAATGTATATACCCTAAAAGTATTCATAAGCCAGAATTTATTAACtccataccatatgctcaccttaacttttttttttttttttatgttataataatatattcgaTACTTATGCTGAGAGTGATATAATTTTTGATACGTTTTAGCTGATTTATGATATAGTACCGTATAGATTTTGAAGTTTTTAAGGGATCATTGGCCCATGAAATGTACGTAGATCTGATCTTAGGggcgatatatatatatatatatatatatatatatatggaatcTTCGTCTTTCCAAAGATGTTAAATAACTCTCtctatcaattaattaattaattattttttattacctGAAAAAACTCCAACAGCTACTATTTGGTACGTATCGAGTAAACCCTTAGAATAATACAATGACCTGTAAATCAATTCAGCCAGTTAAACCACACTAGACAAGTGTTGTGTTACAAGATCGTGCGAGAAGGTATTTCTAGGGAGAATCATTGGTCAAATATTCACATACTTCACCGACTCAGACATATCTGGAAgacattaattaatgaaatttgatACTATAATGTTTATATCacataattttttattcttCCAATATCCATGTAAATCAAAGCATGAATGTGCTAACACTAACCGTGCAATATGATAAAGAGATTATAATAAGTGGAGCACTGCGCTGTGTGATACAAATTGCTATGACTTAAGAACATTAGGTTTTGTATCTTTCGCTATTAATtaacattgaaaaataaatgGTGTCAATAAATAATAACATATGAAAAggacataatatttttttctttaaataaatcGGCCGGCGTTATTTATTTGAGATCAGGTGAATATCAATCTAACACTCGCTAGGCAtttcttttattaaaaaaaaaagatttaatgCTGATATCTTGTTTAAATACTCTTGTTATTAGAAAATGGATGTTATTTTTTGGAATTTCATATTTTGAATTGTATTATGATTTATCTATAAGtactcatttttatttttatgtgttAATAATTAATCCACacatattaattaaagaataggtcttttgtgagacgatatcacgaatctttatctgtgagacgggtcaaccctaccgatattcacaatcaaaagtaatactcttagcataaaaaataatattttttcatgaatgacctaaataagatatctgtgtcataaaatacgacccgtgagaccgtctcacacaaattttacCTTAATTAAACAATGATCATGGTGGGTGGGAGATGAACAATCATCATGAAGTGGAAGGCACTAATTTATGGCCACGAATTCattcaataatttatttttactatATAAAACAAAAAAGGTGATACAGGACACATGTAAGATACGTATTATTTTAAAGagtagaaactaattttatacgTGAATTATTGAATGTTGAATAGCAAAATTGATACATAAATTTTTGTTAACGAATATCTAATTAGTATATATCGATCGGATGGCTAATTTTCGATGTTAAATAGATTTGTTGTGACAAATCCGTGAGGACACTCATCAAATGGCATATTGTGTCACATGTTTTTTCTACCGACAAATCAAAAAGATGGGTGATGTCGTTGCGAGTCCAATCAGCGCACGCGTGGCAAGAATTGCATGATATGGCATATGATAGGGCGTCATTAGGATGCGTGATATATAGGCTATTACGAGCAGTTGGATCATGATATGTAGATTCGCGATGGAAGGGGGTGTGGTGATTTGCATTGAGGCGCCTAAAAGGGAGCATCGGCGCCTTTCCTGCGCACATGGAGCACTTAGGCACCCTATAAGATCCTAGATGTCTTGCCTGTAGCGTGAAATTTTTTAGGCTGCACATGGGGTGCTGGGGCGCCACTTTTAGGGACCTCAACGTCTCTCCTGCTTCCTGGGAAATTCCTAGCGAACTTTTAGGCACAAGTTTGTATCCATTTTATTGTTAGGAGTTTTTCGTTGTCTTTACCTTTGCTTATTTTCTATTTGAAAGTTCTGTTTCCACGGTGTATGTGTGAGTTGAGagtgagtgttgtgtgtatcagaatataggtgttgtgcgtaggtgttgtaacacccacgacaacatgcagcggaaattatgattttaacacacctacacgtagctggaataatgataataatacgagatacgagatgtaaattatgcacaagtattatatacttgtgcggtgcctcagggcaaaataattcactagaaaaacttgtaagtttacaaaaaccaatactagtgaaagaataaaacaactcccttattaaggcgagtaacaaattgcatcctaaacctctaacaaaccgtataaccaaaatacataggatgcatcaactgagaagtgaaaaaaatcttcaaaactccACACACTAATCAACACGgtgattaggtgttgtcttcGGATGTTGGcagcacttcacagcaacaAGTTATCAATCACGAGATGGCTTCAATCAGAAAACATCTTCTTCGTACAAATGCATCTCTGTCTCTCCGAAAGTTTTATGCTCTATATCGTCCCTCTCTCACACTTtcgtttcttctcctttgagtcctatttaacatagaaaaaccaatttcattaggaaacaaactctttttaaaacaaggataatatcttaaagatattgtgatatcatatcttaaagatattatgatatcatatcttaaagatattacgagtcatatcaaaatatagtcttatatcacatattgaatttataagagatcatatcatcaatttcgagattatcctcatgtctagaaaggcaaaatattaaagataaaaaaggaaaatatatcaaggaataaaattcctttcaatctccccttttttgcctttctggacaaaacaacTCAAAAATGGTTGTACATCTCAGCTCCCCCTGAGTTAGcaaatcagtgactcagccaacTTTAGTTGACTCCCCCTGAATTCTACCGTTAAGCCTTCCCTTGATGAAAAATACAGTTCACACAGGTGTTGTATGTTAGATGTTGCAACATTCAGATCATAACACCGAAATAGTTCATTAATCAGGAGGGACAAAGATCAGAGAGAATAAAAGGACaactaaaatactaaaaccatcaagagagaaaaaaaactcaaaatctcATTATCCTTCATTACTGCCATCATCATCAGCCATTTTTGCTCCACTGGTTCCAGCTATATCTGTATctactccccctttttgtccagaatggGCACTTTCACCCAGCAGAAGCTCATagtcagccacttgattttcataatGTTTAATGGTTTTCTTGGCATTTTCAATCTGTTGTCGACCATAGGCAATCTGAGCTTGAATGTAGGAGATA
This window of the Primulina tabacum isolate GXHZ01 chromosome 4, ASM2559414v2, whole genome shotgun sequence genome carries:
- the LOC142543072 gene encoding transcription factor MYB48-like, with the translated sequence MVKVDAKKGPWTEQEDVQLVFSVKLFGDRRWDFIANVSGLRRTGKSCRLRWVNYLNPALKRGKMTPNEEKLVLELHKKWGNRWSRIARKLPGRTDNEIKNYWRTHMRKEAQEKRKKGFSSSSSSSSISSSSSYHSKSPTVVSTPATEPKECSFYDTGGLGILIDSGKKKTFLETEDGSKVHSMDEIFKNLDFDEGNCNLPYQAMASPIWDYCPDDSLWAMDEEESKMFMQQPMGDLFHSFPFCNNMIG